From one Tetragenococcus osmophilus genomic stretch:
- a CDS encoding YbaN family protein, which yields MKKYFLISAGVLSFVLGSVGAMLPILPTTPFLLLSGYCFTRSSERFNQWLKQTKLYKFYCADYVETRTIPRSKKWKIWANILILMTVSIFLAPIFAVKIMLACLTVFISIFLFFIIPDKK from the coding sequence ATGAAAAAGTATTTTCTAATTAGCGCAGGAGTACTTTCATTTGTTCTTGGAAGTGTCGGTGCTATGCTTCCCATTTTACCAACTACCCCATTTTTATTACTCTCTGGTTATTGTTTTACCCGAAGTTCTGAACGGTTTAATCAGTGGTTAAAACAAACAAAATTATATAAATTCTATTGTGCAGATTACGTGGAAACCCGTACTATCCCCCGAAGCAAAAAATGGAAAATTTGGGCTAATATTCTTATTTTAATGACTGTGTCCATTTTTCTAGCCCCAATATTTGCTGTAAAAATTATGTTAGCTTGCTTAACCGTGTTTATTTCAATTTTTCTATTTTTTATTATACCTGACAAAAAGTAA